TTACTTTATTTTCATCAATAATTTTCCAAAATCTTCCCCAGTCAGGATAATTTGGTGCACCTTCATAGATAAGGACTGTACTACCACAACTTAATGGACCATAAACTACATAACTGTGTCCAGTAATCCAACCAATATCAGCAGTACACCAAAAAATATCATTGTCTTTAATATCAAAAACCCATTTCATAGTTACATTTGCCCATAGTAAATAACCTCCAGTAGTATGCAATATCCCTTTTGGTTTTCCAGTTGTACCTGATGTATAAAGAATAAAAAGAGGGTGTTCAGAATCTAATTCTTTTGGTTTGTTTTTATTTGAAATGTTTTTAATTAGATCGTGATACCAATAATATGTTGGACCAGGGACTATAGACCATGGACTAGAGACCTTTTCCTGGTCTTTGGTCTTTGGTCTCTGGTCTTTGGTCTGTAGCCTATTAACAACAATTGTTTTTTCAACAGTTGGACATTTTTTTAATGCTTCATCTACATTTGCTTTTAGTGGAACAATTTGACCTCTTCTATATCCACCATCTGCAGTAATTACTAGCTTTGCTTTTGCATCATTAATTCTATCTTTTAGTGCTTCAATACTAAATCCTCCAAAAACAACACTATGAATTGCTCCTATTCTTGTACAAGCTAGCATAGCAATAATTGTTTCAGGAATTAGTGGCATGTAAATAACCACTCGATCTAATTCTTTAGTTCCAAGATCTAAAAGTACATTACTAAATTTACAAACCTCATTAAAAAGTTCTTTATAAGTTAATTTTCTTTTCTCACCATTTTCACTAATCCAAATTAATGCAACTTTATTTGCTCTATCTTTTAAATGTCTATCTAAACAGTTATATGAAACATTGGTCTTACCACCTGTAAACCACTTAGCAAATGGTTCATTCCACTCTAAAACTTTTTCCCACCTTTTAAACCAAAATATATTTTTTTCTGCAAGTTCTGCCCAAAAGCCTTCAAAGTCAGTTTGTGCTTTTAAGACTAGCCTGTCATATTCTTTCTTGGTAAGATTTGCTTGGTTTACAAAATTCTCTGGTGGACTAAAAATCCTATTTTCTAAAAGAATTGATGTAATATTTTCTTGTACCATGATAGAAACTTTTGGAGATTTTAAAAACGCTTGTAATAATTTTGGCATTGAAATCAATAATAATCAACTAGATCTTTTTAAAAAGTACTATGAGATATTAATTGAATGGAATAAAAAGATTAATTTAATATCCCGTAAGCAAGAAGACTTCATTCTTGAAAAACATTTTCTAGATTCAATAATTTTTTTGCCAGAGAGCGAAGATTTGTGTAGGGGCGTATTGCAATACGCCCCTACAGTGTTGGATATTGGTTCTGGCGGAGGTTTTCCAGCAATTCCTCTTGCCATAATGAAAGTAGATTGGCATTTTACATTATGTGAATCAATAAGGAAGAAAACAATTTTTTTAACACATCTTGTAAAAGAATTAGGTCTTAAGAATGTGGAGATTGTAAATGATCGTATAGAGACGTTGCACGCAACGTCTCTACACAAATTTGATTTGATTACTGCACGTGCAGTTGCAAAACTAGATAAATTAATTAAATATTCATTACCTCTTTTAAAAAAAGGTGGTTATCTAATTGCATACAAATCAAAAAATCTAGAAGAAATAAAAAATGTAAAAAAACAAATATTCACAAAAGAAATAAATGGGATTATTAGAAAACTTGTTGTTATTAGCTTCTAATATTTTTTAACCTTTTTGCTAATTCAGCTGCTTCAAGCATTACAAGCAATCTGTTTAAATCTAACTCAGCTTTTTGTACATCTAATTTATCTTTTTTCTGAGCAATTCTTGCTTCTGCTAGTTCTTTTTCTTTTTCTGCTACTAAGATATCAATATCTTCTGCTAGTGCAGCATGATCTGATAAAACAGTTACTCCTTGTTTTGAGACTTCTATCATTCCACCTAGGACTGCTGCAACTTTTCTTTCACTGCCTGCCCAATATTGAAAAGGTGCTGTGGTTAGTGGAGTAAAAAGAGGAATATGATCTGGCAAAATCCCAATTTCTCCATCAACAGTTCTTGCAATTATTTGTTCTACATCAGTATCAAGAACTATTGCATTTGGAGTAATAACTTTTAAATGAATTGTCTTTGGCATATTCTTATTTTAAATAATAAAACAAATTATGTCGATGTCGTAGAGACGTGATTAATCACGTCTCTACCTTGTATTAATTCCCCACTTCGTGTACTGAGCCAATCTACACATGTTTTCCACACTGCAGTCCTTGCTCTTTCACTTCCCATTATAGAAATATGTCCAAATGGCAATTCATTGTATTGAAAATCTTTACTTGAAATATATTTTTGAACTGTTCTAACAGAATCAGGAGGAATAAATGTATCTCTTGATCCACCAAAAGCTAAAAGACTTGCTTGAAAATTAGCTAAGTTAACAGTTTGATCTAAAAGTTTTAGTTTCCTAGATATAAGACTATTAGACTCAATAATCTCAAAAAATTGTTTAAAAGTAACTGCAGGAAGATTCTGGAAATTTGAAAAAAAATTAGTTAAAGCTTGTTGTTTAACCAAGAAATCTCTATCCCATGATTTATTGATTACATGTAAAGGCCCATAAATATATGAAAGGGGGTTTGAAACTTTGAAAATAAAAGTTAAGAGTTCCTTTGGCACACACCCAAATTTATCTATCACTGCAAACCATTCCTTTTTAAATGGCTTAAAAAGTAATTTAAAAAACGGAAGGTTTTTAAAATCAATTGGTCCTGCAATGTTAATTACATTTTTAATGTCATTTTTTATATCAGTTGAAGTACTTGAATATATAATGCTAAATGAACCACCAAGACAATAACCTACTAAAGAAACTTGTTTTGAATTAGAATGTTTTTTTGTCATGTGAACTGCACGGTAAAGAAAATTTAAAATGTAGTCATCAATTCTTAAATGTGAGTCATATTTTTCAGGCTTTCCAAAATCAACCAAATAAACATTGGAACCATTTTCTACAAGCATTTCAGCTAAACTATGTCCAGATACAAGGTCAAGAATATCTGTTGTAGTCATAAGTGGTGGTACAAGAATTACAGGTACTTCGTACAATGATTCTGTTCTTGGAATAAAGTGATAAAGAGTAATATATTTCTCCTGGTAAAGGAGTTTTTTAGGAGTAATTTCTGGTGGCCTGATATCTCTTTTTATAACAACTTCTAATCCATTTATTGCTCTTAAAAGAATTTTTTCAACATTTTCTTGGATAATTGGTTCAATAGCTTTTGGAATTTCTAGATTAAGTATTTTTTTATAGAAATTAAATTTCATACTAATAATTTACCATCACCATACATATCTTCTTGATATTATTCTCATGACTAAGTTATAATAACCTTTTAAGAAAACAAATTTTCATGAATACACTGCCAGTTACTGTTGGACAGCTAGAAATATATCATCCTTTTACTTGCTTAAATCTATCTGTGCAAAAAGGAAGCAGAAGCAAAGCAGTAAGAATCTTATTTGAGAAAGCTAAAGAAGGATTGATGATTGGCAACGAGGAGCCATTTAATGAATTGTTGCAATTCCTAGAAAATGATATTAAAGCAACTGCGAGAAAAGTTTGTTATAAAATTGGCTGTAAGTCAGAAGCTTATGAAGAAGAACTTATAAGCAATGGTTGCATAGCAATCTGGGAATTAGTAAGGGATCATGATTTAGATAATGTTGAAAGTCCAATTGCTTATATTCAACATTCCATTAAAAACAAGATGATTTGTGAACAAAGAAAGGCAAACTCTTCAAAACAAATGACTTTAATGACAGAAGATGTAACTAAATCAAATATAAAAACATTTGAAGAAATTTCAAGAGAAGATTTAAAAGAATTAGACAGAGAAGGTATTATAGATAAAATTTTTCAACTTGGCACACTTGAATATCAAGTAGTTAGACTAGCCTTTGGTTTAAATAAAGAAGACAAAATGTACAACCAAAAAGAAATAGCTGCTCTACGTGGTAAGACAAAAGGCGGAACAGTAAATGGAAAATTTCACAGTGGAATAGCTAAAGTTAGACTTGCATTAGAGATATTAGATAGAAAAGGTCACTTAGAAAACACTGATATAGCTGCAATAAGAGACTTGGATTTAAACATACCAAGTCCTGCTGCTTAATATACTCTCAAGTATCTATTTTCTTCCCAGCCTGTTACTTGAATTCTATATTCATCCCACTCAGACCATTTTAAGGCTTTAAATTGATCATAAATATGATCTCCAAGAGCAATTTTTGCAATCTTGCTTTTTTCAAATTCTCTCAAAGCTTCTTCAAGAGTGCCTGGTAGACTGTCAACACCGAGCTCTTCCTTTTCTTTTGGATCCAAGCGATAAATATTTCTATTTATTGGCGGCGGCGGTTCAATTTTATTTTTCATACCATCCAGTCCAGCTATAAGCATACAAGCTATTACTAGATATGGATTTGCTGATGGATCTGGCGATCTAAGTTCTACCCGCGTGGAGCTTCCTCTTTTATCAGGTACTCTACAAAGTGCTGATCTGTTTCCTGGTGACCATGCAATATAAACAGGTGCTTCATAGCCAGGCACTAATCTCTTATAACTGTTTACAAGAGGATTTGTTACTGCACAAATACCACGAATATTTTTTAAAAGCCCTCCAATATACCATTTCATTTCCTTGCTTAATTTGTCTGGTGTACTTGCATCAAAGAAAATATTCTTACCATCTTTTGAGAGAGATTGGTTACAGTGCATTCCAGATCCATTTTGTCCAAATATTGGTTTTGGCATAAAAGTAGCATGCATTCCATGCTTTGATGCAACTGCCTTTGTAACCCACCTAAATGTTGCAATGTTGTCTGCAGTACTTAGTGCGTCCTCATATTTAAAGTCAATCTCATGTTGCCCAATTGCAACTTCATGGTGAGATGCTTCTATTTCAAAACCCATTTCTTCAAGTGTATAAATTATTTCTCTTCTTACTGATTGACCTATATCAAGTGGTTCTACATCAAAATATGCAGCTACATCACTTGGATCAATTGTCGGATTACCACTTTGATCTTTATTAAATAAAAAGAACTCACACTCTGGTCCTACGTTCATGGTATAGCCAAGTTCTTTTTCAACTTGTGCTAAAATTCTTTTTAAATTATTTCTAGGACATCCTGGAAATGGCTTGCCATCTGGATCATAAATATCACAAACAAGTCTTGCGACTTTGCCTTCAGACGGCCTCCAGGGCAAAATTCTAAAAGTACTTTTATCCGGATAAAAATAAAGATCAGATCTTTCAATTCTTTGAAAACCTTTTATAGAACTTCCATCAAGCATTACTTCATTGTTTAAAGCTTTATCTAGCTGCTCTACAGGAATAGCAAGATTTTTTACAATGCCAAAAATATCAATAAATTGGAGGCGGACAAACTTAATATCATTTGCTCTTGCTAATTTCATGATTTCTTCGTTTGTTGGATTTTTTGATGTATTCATTCTTGATGTATTCATAGTTGTTGTACTCATTTTTTTACCTTTCTATATATAATTTTTAACATGCTCTTATAATAAATGTTTTTAGATGCTTCTACAACTATAACTCAAGTTCTATAATAAAATACATGTTCAAAATTAGATCGCCACAACCAGCTGATTATGAAAAGCTAAAAGAATTATTTAAAGATAATTCTGTACTAAAACCTGATTTTATTAACAAATTAGTTTATTCAATGCAAGACTTTATTCCATACAACTTTCGTTATTTACCAAGCATACATGTTGCAATAGAAGAAAAAAATATTCTTGGGTACATAATTTTACAATCTTTATCAAAGCCAAACAACTGCTGGCAGATTAATGAGGTTTTTGTTCAAGATGAAGTAAGAAACAAAGGTATTGGTGAAGAGCTTTTAAGGTATGTACTTTCTTTATATGGTGGTCATGGAGTTGAACATTTTCTTGCAGAAATTGATTCACAAAACTTTCCAGCATTGTCATTATTTCATGAGTGTGGTTTTAGGAGATATACAAAGGTTGGATTTTATGAAAAAGAAATTAATGTAAAAGAATTTTCTAATGTACCTTTGCTTGATAATGATTTTATAATTCAGCCTCAGACAAATAATGATCTTACAGAACTTGAAAAGTTAGAACTTTCTTCAATACCACCAGACTTAAGACCAGCATTGGGACATTCTAAAGAATATTTTAAAAATAAAAAAGAAGCTTTAGTCTTAATTGATAAGAAAAGAAATCTCATTATAGGCTGGACGCATGTTCAAAAAATAAACAACAATTGTCATTGTATAGAATTATTAGTTAGTCCAGGATGGAATCATTTGTATCATCAGTTTTTAAGTGTAATAGTTTGTGACTTCATTGGTGCTAAAGGGGCGTATTGCAATACACCTCTACAACTTACAATAAAAGCAAATGACTATATAACTGAACTTTGTGAACTATTAAATAAATTAGGTTTTGTTAGAACTGAGGTAAAAGAATTGTTAGTCAAAACTATTTGGCAAAAAGTAAAGGAAAGAAAAAGCAAACTTGCAAATGTTGGAGCTCCTTCTATAGCACCTACGTAAAAGAGGTTTACCAACATTAAAAAAATTTAATCATTTCATGTAACCTCTAGTTACACAAATATAAAGTCTTAAGAATTTTACTTACACTTTTCTGATAAGTTTATTTAATGCCATTTATACCAACAGAAGAACAAATAAATAGTTTATATTCTCTTTTAAAACAAATGAAAAGAGAAAGGATTGAAGTCAGGCTAATTAGATTTATTAACTGGGGTGATAAAAGTGATATAAA
This genomic interval from Candidatus Melainabacteria bacterium contains the following:
- the acs gene encoding acetate--CoA ligase, which translates into the protein MVQENITSILLENRIFSPPENFVNQANLTKKEYDRLVLKAQTDFEGFWAELAEKNIFWFKRWEKVLEWNEPFAKWFTGGKTNVSYNCLDRHLKDRANKVALIWISENGEKRKLTYKELFNEVCKFSNVLLDLGTKELDRVVIYMPLIPETIIAMLACTRIGAIHSVVFGGFSIEALKDRINDAKAKLVITADGGYRRGQIVPLKANVDEALKKCPTVEKTIVVNRLQTKDQRPKTKDQEKVSSPWSIVPGPTYYWYHDLIKNISNKNKPKELDSEHPLFILYTSGTTGKPKGILHTTGGYLLWANVTMKWVFDIKDNDIFWCTADIGWITGHSYVVYGPLSCGSTVLIYEGAPNYPDWGRFWKIIDENKVSIFYTAPTAIRSFMKAGNEWVEKYNLSSLRLLGTVGEPINPEAWMWYYKNIGKEKCPVVDTWWQTETGGILISPIPGVTNTKPGSATFPLPGVFADVVDENGNQAPYNQSGLLVIKKPWPSMLRTIYGNDERYKQTYWSRGVACNALTKGSLYYLTGDGACKGTNNYFWLLGRVDDVIKVSGHLLSTMEVESSLVSHPAVAEAAVVGYPHEIKGEALCAFVVLKQSAISNQQSALNSQLKDHVAQQIGPVAKPDQIRFTDSLPKTRSGKIMRRLLRDIASGKKTVGDTTTLEDVSILEKLRVEEE
- the rsmG gene encoding 16S rRNA (guanine(527)-N(7))-methyltransferase RsmG, with the protein product MIETFGDFKNACNNFGIEINNNQLDLFKKYYEILIEWNKKINLISRKQEDFILEKHFLDSIIFLPESEDLCRGVLQYAPTVLDIGSGGGFPAIPLAIMKVDWHFTLCESIRKKTIFLTHLVKELGLKNVEIVNDRIETLHATSLHKFDLITARAVAKLDKLIKYSLPLLKKGGYLIAYKSKNLEEIKNVKKQIFTKEINGIIRKLVVISF
- the atpC gene encoding ATP synthase F1 subunit epsilon, which gives rise to MPKTIHLKVITPNAIVLDTDVEQIIARTVDGEIGILPDHIPLFTPLTTAPFQYWAGSERKVAAVLGGMIEVSKQGVTVLSDHAALAEDIDILVAEKEKELAEARIAQKKDKLDVQKAELDLNRLLVMLEAAELAKRLKNIRS
- the glnA gene encoding type I glutamate--ammonia ligase, whose protein sequence is MNTSKNPTNEEIMKLARANDIKFVRLQFIDIFGIVKNLAIPVEQLDKALNNEVMLDGSSIKGFQRIERSDLYFYPDKSTFRILPWRPSEGKVARLVCDIYDPDGKPFPGCPRNNLKRILAQVEKELGYTMNVGPECEFFLFNKDQSGNPTIDPSDVAAYFDVEPLDIGQSVRREIIYTLEEMGFEIEASHHEVAIGQHEIDFKYEDALSTADNIATFRWVTKAVASKHGMHATFMPKPIFGQNGSGMHCNQSLSKDGKNIFFDASTPDKLSKEMKWYIGGLLKNIRGICAVTNPLVNSYKRLVPGYEAPVYIAWSPGNRSALCRVPDKRGSSTRVELRSPDPSANPYLVIACMLIAGLDGMKNKIEPPPPINRNIYRLDPKEKEELGVDSLPGTLEEALREFEKSKIAKIALGDHIYDQFKALKWSEWDEYRIQVTGWEENRYLRVY
- a CDS encoding GNAT family N-acetyltransferase, which encodes MFKIRSPQPADYEKLKELFKDNSVLKPDFINKLVYSMQDFIPYNFRYLPSIHVAIEEKNILGYIILQSLSKPNNCWQINEVFVQDEVRNKGIGEELLRYVLSLYGGHGVEHFLAEIDSQNFPALSLFHECGFRRYTKVGFYEKEINVKEFSNVPLLDNDFIIQPQTNNDLTELEKLELSSIPPDLRPALGHSKEYFKNKKEALVLIDKKRNLIIGWTHVQKINNNCHCIELLVSPGWNHLYHQFLSVIVCDFIGAKGAYCNTPLQLTIKANDYITELCELLNKLGFVRTEVKELLVKTIWQKVKERKSKLANVGAPSIAPT